The genomic window CGAAATATGGTTATCGCACATTCAAAAATGCcgactttttttcaaatttgccgGAATTTAGTTGCTAATGGTCGAAATTTCGCCATCGCACATTCAAAAATGCCGACTTCAAAaaaaatggggggggggggggggggggggagcgggCGTGTGTCACCCCCACACCCCTACCTCGCACCGCCCCtgagggcagggttattaacgaaacttttactagaaatagcttattacctgcttctacgcacttttacaacaccttttatataaaagaagccgatttaaccgatttagtccatttttactgaaaatatttcctgttaaacaccaaatttttcgtcgagttatggcttcagaaatgttgggaaatgcattgtaagaaaggtgcagtgccacgcccatttttcaagattttaattttttaccatttcttgttataaatccccttagtaaaggcaacctgtctgccgaattttgttatgatagcttgagcgatttttgatttatgattaataatatttgtaaaatttattttatcacaagtgggcccatttaaaaattttttttcaaatttttatcaagagtctcaatatcagtccacacgtcaaatttcaacactttaggtgtattatttactaaaaaattaggttttttgtgttttccaaaatgttatatatataaaaagtgggcatggttatcatccgatgtcgctcattttccataccaatctatcctgggtgtagaaaagctcgtgtaccaaaatttggtgaagctatctcaatatttacttaagttatcgtcttaacggacagacggacggacggacatggctcaatcaatatttttttttgatactgatcattttgatatatggaagtctatatctatctcgattcgtttatacctgtacaacgaaccgttatccaatcacagttataataccctgtgtaaaagtacagctgggtataaaaataagagCTGTTTGCTGCGTAgagtcactaaatgccgtcagatctggaaatggaaattttttaggctagtttgatgatatgcgccttggcaaccacgctactgttggcagccataatttcgaaatagtaaaagacttcgtttatttgggaaccagcatcaacactagcaacaacatcagcactgaaatccagcgaagaatcaatcttgccaataaacgctactttggactaggtaggcaattgaaaagtaaagtctctcggcgaacgaaaatcatactctacaagtcacttatcgtacccgtcctgctatatggggcagaagcatggaccatgacaacagcagatgaagcggctttgggagtgttcgagagaaaagttcttcgaaagcttTATGGACCtccacgcgttggcgatggcgagtaccgaagaagatttaatgatgagctgtacgagctatacgctgacacaaacatagtccagcgaattaaaacgcagcggctgcgcaggctaggccatgttatgcgaatgaaagatgatgctccggccaagaaagtgtttctataggaacccgcctatggaagcagaggtagagggcgggcccccactccgttggaaggaccaggtggaaaacgatttaaactcccttggtgtgaccaattggcgccggttggcggagcgaaggagcgactggcgcgcctttttggacggccataaccggttagacggttaagcgccaatttagtaAGTAAGTTTGatcatatttatgacttatggcgtttcaagtgattaatgattttttttacctttatattaagtcgctttcatgtttgtcccctcatttccatacgaatttttgacccacggaaaagtctttttcggttacttcccgttgagctagacacttgatacttagaacatagttcagatttgagagacattacaatgcaattgaaaacaagtaaggaaggctaatttcgggtgtaaccgaatattacagactcagctgagaactatggagacaaaatcactatgtaggaaaatgaagctacggtaaccctggaatgtgtatgtcatatgtatcaaatggaaggtattaaagagtattttaaaagtggaccagggctgactcttgaatttgtttgtacaatatgggtatcaaatgaaaggcgttaatgagtattttaaaaggatgtaggccttagttctataggtggacgccttttcgagatatcgccagaagaTGGTACAGTATATCAGGTTGCAGTTAAAAATGCCGAGGGTCAAACCATACTTGTAACGCAAGGACCAGATGGTGAACAACAATTCGCGTACGTTGCTGCTGCTGAAGGTGATGATAATCAAGTGCTGACTCTTGACAATGCTGTTGCGGAAGCAGTATCCCAACATCCAAACGAGTTACACCAGCAGAATGAAGCAATGCAAGAGGCACAGTATATTGTTAAAACCACAAAGGAAGATGGTACGACTCATGTAGTGACAATGAGTGAAGCGGAATTGCAACAACATCAAGCTTTAGCAGCAGCACAGCAACAACAGGTAGATGGTGGGAGTGGGGTCACTGCTACAGGTGGCACATCAAGCGGGCAACTTTGCATACAAACATCGGATGGCGGTGATGGACAGGAAGCAAATATTCCTGCTGAAGTGATACAAGCAGGCATGCCATCACCAGGTAGAAACACGTCGATCACGTGTACACATTTGAGTTATACTTGATGTAATTTGTTTCCTTTGATTTTTCAGGTGGCACACGTCGTGTGGTTTTATTACTGCAAGATGGTACTTATATGATGACTGAAATGCACGACGATGAGTTTAAAGCACTGAATATTGCCACGTAAAGCATACACACTTCACAAAACTAAATATAAGACAGCTTGGCAGACCTATTCGAGTTGAGCAGTACTTTACATTAATCGGAAAATGTGTTGTAAAcggcagttataaaaaaaaaccacaagCAGTACGTTTTTATTCATCATTATCTCACAttttagttattaaaaaaaaattagaactgCATATTGTCATGAAAACATGGCTGTTTCAGTCCTACGCGCAGATGTAgcgtataacaaaaaaatatgtagattaaagataaaattaatatttactgATAAATAGAAATCAACATATGAGACAGTTTGATGACAGCACACAGCCGCATTTTacttaaaaaagtttatattaatttttttctaaccCGCTTGTGTTGTATAATATGACTCAATAAGTTTTATtacattaatatttttattttattataatttttatggaTTTAATTCATCAAAGGTCATATGTCTGCTTATAAAATGTATTAATTATATAAATTATGATACATGGGTatgttttttgctttttgttgtgTTCTATGCGCAGCGTTCAGCTCCGTATGCTACGTATAACCATCAAACTTTTCATTGTTTGCTTAAAGTGTGTATGCATAACCACTGCGTTATATAATACACACGATCGTATAGAGAAAAGGCGAACCCCCATGCAAATTACTAGAATAAAGAATTAATCTGATAAATTGCGTTGAATTTTGTTATGGTGCGTAATTAGAGCctcatttttctttaatatacgTGATCGACACCTACAACGCTATAAACATACATTCACCAGCCTGGCATGACTTGGATCTGGAGACATAGATTTTGAAAGTAAAGCGTTGTAAGAAACGCTCATCAAAAAGACCTTCCTTGTCCCTATTCAGCAAATTTTACCATGAACGCAAATTGGGATATCCACCATTAACTTAAAGACAGTTGAATTTGAATCCTTTACATGTCTATATCGATAACAAATAACACGTACGATTGATGTTAAAAGACATATATTAAGGTGATGAACAcattttagaacgatttt from Eurosta solidaginis isolate ZX-2024a unplaced genomic scaffold, ASM4086904v1 ctg00001491.1, whole genome shotgun sequence includes these protein-coding regions:
- the LOC137236250 gene encoding uncharacterized protein, whose amino-acid sequence is GRLFEISPEDGTVYQVAVKNAEGQTILVTQGPDGEQQFAYVAAAEGDDNQVLTLDNAVAEAVSQHPNELHQQNEAMQEAQYIVKTTKEDGTTHVVTMSEAELQQHQALAAAQQQQVDGGSGVTATGGTSSGQLCIQTSDGGDGQEANIPAEVIQAGMPSPGGTRRVVLLLQDGTYMMTEMHDDEFKALNIAT